The following nucleotide sequence is from Allocatelliglobosispora scoriae.
CAGCACCTTGGGCACGCTGAGCTGCTCGAACGTGATGTGTGACAGCGCGGTCAGAGCCGCGGTCTCGGCCCGCACGAGGCGTCGCGTCAGCGGTCCGGTGCCGAGCTTGGCGAATCCGAGGGTACGCCCGGTCGGCGTCAGCAGCTGCAGGACGGGCTTGCGGTTGGCGCGTGCCGGGCCGATGTGGACGCTCAGGTTCAACGGCAGCCCCAGCGACGCGCCCAGGTAACCGTCGATCGTGTCGGCGGTGCCGTGGGGTGCGGTGATGCGTACCCGATCGCGCATCACGGCCGGCCACGCACCGGTCCGCAACGCGGCGACCACGGCATTGCGCTTGAGCCGAGCCATCCGGCCCTGCGGTTCGGCGAACCGGCGTACGGCAGCCGCAGCGACCCGGGGCGACCCGACCGGGACGAGCAGCTTCGGCCGCCGCGCGTCGGGGATCACGAGGTACTCCACGACCTGGCGGGACTGCGGGCCGCCACCGCCGCCGCTCGTCGAGTGCACGCACGGCTCCGGGTAGAGCAGGGCCAGCACCTCGGTCAGGTACTGGTGGCGCAGGTCCGCATCGGCGGCGGTCAGCTGCGCTGGTGCTGTCTTGACCGGACTCATCCAGGGACCCCCGAGGTGTTGTTGTTTGGTTGTGCGCTGGCACGAGGAGTGAAGGGAGCGAAGCGACCGGAGCCCCGCAGGGCGCGCTCAGGGGATGCTGCGCTGGCACGAGGAGTGAAGGGAGCGAAGCGACCGGAGCCCCGCAGGGCGCGCGGGGATTGCAGCCAGTTCCGCCAGAGCAATGCGTAGGCGAGGAATGTGAAGGCCAGGGGGGTGACGAGCGCGTTGTACCAGAACATCGCGACGAGGGTGCCGACGATCGCGGCCGACCCGGCGATGCCGATCGGCGTCGAGTCGCGCCGGAAACGCCACAGCCCCAGACCGAAGAAGCCCAGATAGGACACGGTGCCGACGATCCCGTGGGCGAAGAGGAGCTGCCACAGCTGGCCGTTGCCGCCGACCGTGAAGTTGCCGCAGCGCTCGCAGCCCTTGCTCTCGCCGACCGTGATCGACTGCCGTCCGCCCACCGTGTTGCGGGTCGAGCCGTAGCCGATCACCGGGGACTGCTGCATACCGGTGATGGCCCGCTCGGTGAGGAACATGCGTACGCCGTTGGACTTGCCGTTCTCCAGCCGCCGGTTGACCACGTCGCCCAGCGGCGAGGCGACGAACGCCACCCCGAGCACCGCCACCGCGGCGGCACCGGCGATCAGCACCGCGAAGCGGCCCCGCAGCGCCTGGCGCAACGCCACATAGGCGACCGCGACACCGAGCCCGATCCAGAGCCCCCGGTTGAGCGAGTGGACGACCGGCACGATCGCGGCGAGCAGCGTCCCCGCGGCGAGCACCTTCGTCCGGCGCCGGGTGGGGTA
It contains:
- a CDS encoding O-antigen ligase family protein, which produces MTWPLVALLALYPLWWALGLAVLIFPIMAVPMAYALLRQHRQGIGLRLPPYFVLWLIFLAAVVIGVGALSSDPVGVVDGGAGDRILGVAFRLIEYASLTVLLLYAGNLPATGGMSQRRLVGLLAWLFAVTVAGGLLGTFAGEFGFTSPVELLLPHGVRSKGFVQSLVHPYAAQIMDLVGDPQPRPAAPWGYTNTWGNNFCLLVVWFVVAVWSYPTRRRTKVLAAGTLLAAIVPVVHSLNRGLWIGLGVAVAYVALRQALRGRFAVLIAGAAAVAVLGVAFVASPLGDVVNRRLENGKSNGVRMFLTERAITGMQQSPVIGYGSTRNTVGGRQSITVGESKGCERCGNFTVGGNGQLWQLLFAHGIVGTVSYLGFFGLGLWRFRRDSTPIGIAGSAAIVGTLVAMFWYNALVTPLAFTFLAYALLWRNWLQSPRALRGSGRFAPFTPRASAASPERALRGSGRFAPFTPRASAQPNNNTSGVPG